One genomic window of Polyangium aurulentum includes the following:
- a CDS encoding 3-hydroxyacyl-CoA dehydrogenase family protein, whose product MERRQIKRVGVVGGGAMGSGIALEFATAGRQVTLYNTRPESSAGALSRMERDAALLVETGLLSSAQARAAFGRIRSTNVLAEVAADQDFILESVPEDLALKQGVFRELDRLASPDALLASNTTSLSVTAMARDCSRPERVLSAHYYLPAHLIPLVDVIPGEKTAPEAIEATRALLEEIGKAPVVFDRDVPGSVGPRLQQALIAEAIRLVQEGVATPEMVDRVLTQGLGRRLGVSGVFDRLDLVGLDLVAAIMRGSGRPVPPVIAQKVERGELGLKTGQGFYPWTPDATAAFEERVARHLIAQLREERAAGRLRTPSEVGS is encoded by the coding sequence ATGGAACGCAGACAGATCAAGCGGGTTGGCGTGGTCGGTGGCGGCGCAATGGGGAGCGGCATCGCGCTCGAATTCGCCACCGCCGGCCGTCAGGTGACGCTCTACAACACGCGCCCGGAGAGCAGCGCCGGGGCGCTCTCGCGCATGGAACGCGACGCGGCCTTGCTTGTGGAGACGGGGCTCCTGTCCTCGGCGCAGGCGCGCGCCGCGTTCGGGCGCATTCGGAGCACCAACGTCCTCGCGGAGGTCGCCGCGGACCAGGACTTTATCCTCGAGTCCGTCCCCGAGGACCTCGCCCTCAAGCAGGGGGTCTTCCGGGAGCTCGACCGCCTCGCGTCGCCGGACGCCCTCCTCGCCTCCAATACCACGTCGCTCAGCGTGACCGCGATGGCCAGGGACTGCTCCCGGCCCGAGCGCGTCCTGTCCGCGCACTACTACCTGCCGGCGCACCTCATCCCGCTCGTGGACGTCATCCCCGGCGAGAAGACGGCCCCCGAGGCCATCGAGGCGACGCGGGCCCTGCTCGAGGAGATTGGCAAGGCCCCGGTGGTGTTCGATCGAGACGTGCCGGGCTCGGTGGGCCCCCGGCTCCAGCAGGCCCTGATCGCCGAGGCGATCCGGCTCGTGCAGGAGGGCGTGGCCACGCCGGAGATGGTCGACCGTGTCCTCACCCAGGGCCTGGGGCGACGCCTCGGCGTCAGCGGCGTCTTCGACCGGCTGGACCTCGTGGGGCTGGACCTGGTGGCGGCCATCATGCGCGGCTCCGGTCGCCCGGTGCCTCCGGTCATCGCGCAGAAGGTGGAGCGGGGGGAGCTGGGGCTGAAGACGGGGCAGGGGTTCTACCCGTGGACGCCCGACGCCACGGCCGCTTTCGAGGAGCGCGTGGCGCGCCACCTCATCGCGCAGCTTCGCGAGGAGCGCGCCGCGGGCCGGCTGCGTACCCCCTCCGAGGTGGGCTCTTGA
- a CDS encoding DUF4386 domain-containing protein — translation MHTAALQITDHAPSIHTPAPSTYARIAGLAYLLAIVPPVINLVAIQPHLVQAGDVAGTAARIASHPTLFRLGLALDLVMFSAVLLLSAAHHAVLAPVDRNLSLVALVFRASEAVLGCVMVLAGALVGVLADGRSALDTTQSAALIDLLLKVRVVGMDYLLVLMCLGAIPFCWLFYTSRYVPRRLSGFGIACYALILLGSLTNILTPKYASLTMMAFAPGTLFELTIGGWLLLRSVSVEPRDGAMRR, via the coding sequence ATGCACACCGCCGCCCTCCAGATCACCGACCACGCGCCCAGCATCCACACGCCGGCGCCCTCGACCTACGCCAGGATCGCGGGCCTGGCTTATCTGCTCGCGATCGTGCCCCCGGTCATCAACCTCGTCGCGATCCAGCCTCACCTCGTCCAGGCGGGGGACGTCGCCGGGACGGCCGCCAGGATCGCGAGCCACCCGACGCTCTTCCGCCTCGGACTCGCGCTGGACCTCGTGATGTTCTCGGCCGTCCTGCTCCTGTCGGCCGCGCACCACGCGGTCCTCGCGCCGGTCGACAGGAACCTCTCGCTCGTGGCGCTCGTGTTCCGCGCCTCGGAGGCCGTCCTGGGGTGCGTCATGGTGCTCGCCGGGGCCCTCGTCGGCGTGCTGGCGGACGGCCGCTCCGCGCTCGACACCACGCAATCCGCCGCGCTGATCGACCTGCTCCTGAAAGTCCGCGTGGTCGGCATGGACTACCTGCTGGTCCTGATGTGCCTGGGCGCGATCCCCTTCTGCTGGCTCTTCTACACGTCGCGCTACGTCCCGCGGCGCCTGTCCGGCTTCGGGATCGCGTGCTACGCGCTGATCCTCCTGGGGTCGCTCACGAACATCCTCACGCCGAAGTACGCCAGCTTGACGATGATGGCCTTCGCGCCAGGAACGCTCTTCGAGCTCACGATCGGCGGCTGGCTCCTGCTCCGCAGCGTGAGCGTCGAGCCCCGCGATGGCGCCATGCGTCGGTGA
- a CDS encoding LysR family transcriptional regulator produces the protein MVLRGRGVRAPAEPGCVRGAVRASVDSVHALCENAEVDWDDLRYVLAITRDRTLSRAAESLGASHTTVGRRVRAIEQALGARLFDQTPDGFVPTSAGQDIAEVAERMEAEVLALEGRVLGRDVRLQGSLRVATMDILFRRYGDAFASFLARYPSVALTVTSSNDEVSLTRREADVALRMTNSPPEYLVGRKVGRVDFAVYGSRALVERLGPDAGFCDYPWIHWDERLNMRWLDEWLARNAPGARIAMRMDVSSMVLREAVAAGIGLHFLACFEGDADPALTRVGTVDPRFGRDVWLLTLPDLRSTSRVRAFMDHMDESTRASRTGAATAE, from the coding sequence ATGGTGCTCCGTGGGCGCGGCGTGCGAGCGCCGGCGGAGCCAGGGTGCGTGCGCGGGGCCGTGCGGGCCAGCGTCGATTCCGTGCACGCGCTGTGCGAAAATGCAGAGGTGGACTGGGACGACCTTCGATACGTTCTCGCGATCACGCGCGACCGGACCCTGAGCCGCGCGGCCGAGAGCCTGGGCGCGAGTCATACGACGGTCGGGCGCCGTGTGCGCGCGATCGAGCAGGCGCTGGGCGCGCGGCTGTTCGATCAGACCCCGGACGGGTTCGTGCCCACGAGCGCGGGGCAGGACATCGCCGAGGTCGCCGAGCGGATGGAGGCCGAGGTGCTCGCGCTCGAGGGACGTGTCCTCGGGCGAGACGTGCGGCTCCAGGGAAGCCTCCGCGTGGCGACCATGGACATCCTGTTTCGCAGATACGGCGACGCGTTCGCGTCGTTCCTGGCCCGGTATCCGAGCGTCGCGCTGACCGTCACGTCCAGCAACGACGAGGTTTCGCTCACGCGGCGCGAGGCCGACGTCGCCCTCCGGATGACGAACTCGCCGCCGGAGTACCTCGTGGGCCGCAAGGTGGGGCGCGTGGATTTCGCGGTCTACGGGAGCCGCGCGCTGGTCGAGCGGCTAGGCCCGGACGCAGGCTTTTGCGACTACCCCTGGATCCACTGGGACGAGCGCCTGAACATGCGCTGGCTCGACGAGTGGCTGGCCCGCAACGCCCCCGGCGCGCGGATCGCGATGCGCATGGACGTGAGCTCGATGGTGCTGCGCGAGGCCGTCGCCGCGGGCATCGGCCTGCACTTCCTCGCCTGCTTCGAGGGCGACGCGGATCCGGCGCTGACGCGCGTGGGGACCGTCGATCCGCGCTTCGGCCGTGACGTCTGGCTGCTCACCCTGCCCGACCTTCGCAGCACGAGCCGGGTCCGCGCCTTCATGGATCACATGGACGAATCCACGCGCGCGAGCCGCACCGGCGCGGCGACGGCCGAGTAG
- a CDS encoding CHAT domain-containing protein encodes MPAGSRSWLEITLDTDGDSVSVAGRAARSEARTAWHALGPGFTIASLRKLQVEIGAAIHERRPLAPSLLEKAQALHRALFQDELGELLQRKRAALHGEPLLVALGFRTPLLRAFPWEIACEPGNPLGFLGADPSLSVCRAEPFPGAPEPREIEGAPRVLACAPLPSEDLRALDQAMAVSTVDWLPPLVGPRQTPGLLLQELEASSAHVLHFVGRFDLDPRGRPALAFSAGMGEGDLVPVEDLARKLQELFGGPLRLLVLQAAPGTRPEAVAGAAALFARTGAGAVVAHLFPLCPVIAANAAFTLYQSLAERGDVAASLQELRGRMVREESTAEPFAPLVYLPRAHGGAIDALVLTATKDEHDALLEVQTGAWPGSAWERRPGPMGFEVALRTFEAKDGRPLRVVASRAAEMGQVAATSIGGQLIARYNPRCVAMSGVCAGRRGEIELGDVIFADRLWTYDVGKRRAELVEGERIERVQGDLTTYQLKPAWKQQAENFTLARAEVLPWLAARPIAYEAQENWLIERVAAGDDPQRHPDRHAWCPDYREVVERLWEKRLLEEGKLLLTQAGRERAERLRILHPDGLPPPRPFRVHVGPIASGNMVVEDANVFHELSASMRKVLGLEMEASAVGALARDHELPWMIVVKGVMDFADGEKDDHFKHFAARASAECLLAFLRENLPSLEAPAEPAGPDLGPDPRIFVFRPGDATQGPASRLRLASRWRAVDPALEALFAGHFSLLLGECGHPEQTGREVLHRQLEEELGEIDARPKLALSLSALAQRYALHAGHDRLRKVCERVLKELLHARTDESPPFLEGLAPQLRPGVHTTLSWLPLLERSLARAEVHWHRSLYAIQLAAPGSNEKAMILHRPPGQTTWKDSLRPPRPDLEKDIVVLRLSGGLSPEEEPILSCPLVTEDDHIEGLLQPEAALTREWAAALLGWLRIPSRRFLLVGMSLLNWRHRMVLRWLRSGFAVARESVAWLAPGTDHTEPALWAAGKGLPGEQGVHVVRQAPETSGILLRVEGWS; translated from the coding sequence ATGCCGGCAGGCTCAAGGTCGTGGCTGGAGATCACCCTCGACACCGACGGCGATTCCGTTTCGGTCGCGGGACGCGCCGCCCGCAGCGAGGCAAGGACGGCCTGGCATGCGCTCGGTCCCGGCTTCACCATAGCCTCCCTCCGAAAGCTCCAGGTCGAAATTGGCGCCGCGATCCACGAGCGCCGCCCGCTCGCGCCCTCCCTGCTCGAGAAGGCCCAGGCGCTCCACCGGGCGCTCTTTCAGGACGAGCTCGGCGAGCTCCTCCAGCGAAAGCGCGCTGCTCTGCATGGCGAGCCCCTCCTCGTCGCGCTCGGCTTCCGGACGCCCCTCTTGCGCGCGTTTCCCTGGGAAATCGCGTGCGAGCCGGGCAATCCGCTGGGCTTCCTCGGCGCCGATCCGAGCCTTTCCGTCTGTCGCGCCGAGCCCTTCCCAGGCGCACCCGAGCCCCGCGAAATCGAGGGCGCTCCCAGGGTGCTGGCGTGCGCGCCTCTCCCCAGCGAGGACCTGCGAGCGCTCGATCAGGCCATGGCCGTGAGCACGGTCGACTGGCTGCCGCCCCTGGTCGGTCCGCGCCAAACGCCCGGGCTGCTCCTCCAGGAGCTCGAGGCATCGAGCGCGCACGTCCTTCATTTCGTGGGGCGCTTCGATCTCGATCCCCGCGGGCGTCCGGCGCTCGCATTCTCGGCCGGCATGGGCGAAGGGGACCTCGTCCCGGTCGAGGACCTGGCGAGGAAGCTCCAGGAGCTATTCGGGGGCCCGCTGCGCCTCTTGGTCCTGCAAGCTGCGCCGGGCACGCGCCCCGAGGCCGTCGCCGGCGCGGCTGCGCTCTTCGCCAGGACGGGCGCGGGCGCGGTCGTGGCCCATCTCTTTCCGCTTTGCCCGGTCATCGCGGCGAACGCGGCCTTCACCTTGTATCAATCCCTCGCCGAGCGAGGCGACGTGGCCGCGAGCCTGCAAGAGCTCCGCGGGCGCATGGTCCGCGAAGAGAGCACGGCCGAGCCCTTCGCGCCGCTCGTATACCTGCCGAGGGCGCATGGCGGCGCCATCGATGCCCTCGTGCTCACGGCGACCAAGGACGAGCACGACGCGCTGCTCGAAGTGCAGACCGGCGCGTGGCCCGGCAGCGCGTGGGAGCGGCGCCCGGGGCCCATGGGATTCGAGGTCGCGCTCAGGACCTTCGAGGCGAAAGACGGCCGGCCGCTGCGCGTGGTCGCCTCGCGGGCGGCCGAGATGGGGCAGGTCGCCGCGACCAGCATCGGCGGCCAGCTCATTGCGCGGTACAACCCGCGGTGCGTGGCCATGTCCGGCGTCTGCGCCGGCCGGCGCGGCGAGATCGAGCTCGGCGACGTCATCTTCGCCGACCGGCTCTGGACCTACGACGTCGGCAAGCGCCGCGCCGAGCTCGTCGAGGGCGAGCGCATCGAGCGGGTGCAAGGGGATCTCACCACCTACCAGCTCAAGCCGGCCTGGAAGCAGCAGGCAGAGAACTTCACGCTCGCGCGGGCCGAGGTGCTGCCCTGGCTCGCGGCGCGGCCGATTGCGTACGAGGCGCAGGAGAACTGGCTCATCGAGCGCGTCGCCGCCGGGGACGATCCGCAGCGGCACCCGGATCGACACGCGTGGTGTCCCGATTATCGCGAGGTCGTCGAGCGGCTATGGGAAAAGAGGCTGCTCGAGGAGGGAAAGCTCCTGCTCACGCAGGCGGGGCGCGAGCGAGCGGAGCGGCTGCGCATCCTGCACCCCGACGGCCTGCCTCCTCCCAGGCCCTTCCGCGTCCACGTCGGCCCCATTGCGAGCGGGAACATGGTCGTGGAGGACGCGAACGTCTTTCACGAGCTGTCGGCGTCGATGCGCAAGGTGCTCGGGCTCGAGATGGAAGCGTCGGCCGTCGGCGCCCTCGCGCGCGATCACGAGCTGCCCTGGATGATCGTGGTGAAGGGGGTCATGGATTTCGCCGACGGGGAGAAAGACGACCATTTCAAGCATTTCGCGGCGCGCGCCTCGGCCGAGTGCCTGCTCGCCTTTCTGCGAGAGAATCTGCCGTCTCTCGAGGCGCCCGCGGAGCCCGCCGGCCCCGACCTCGGCCCCGACCCGCGCATCTTCGTGTTCCGGCCCGGCGACGCGACGCAGGGACCGGCTTCACGCCTCCGCCTGGCGTCCAGGTGGAGGGCGGTCGATCCTGCGCTCGAGGCGCTCTTCGCGGGGCATTTCTCGCTGCTGCTCGGCGAGTGCGGGCACCCGGAGCAGACGGGCAGGGAAGTGCTGCACAGGCAGCTCGAGGAGGAGCTCGGCGAGATCGACGCGCGCCCCAAGCTCGCGCTTTCCCTGAGCGCGCTCGCGCAGCGCTATGCCCTGCACGCCGGGCACGATCGGCTGCGCAAGGTCTGCGAGCGGGTGCTGAAGGAGCTGTTGCACGCGCGCACCGATGAGTCGCCGCCCTTCCTCGAGGGCCTCGCGCCGCAGCTCCGGCCCGGCGTGCACACCACGCTCTCCTGGCTCCCGCTGCTCGAGCGGTCGCTCGCCAGGGCCGAGGTCCACTGGCATCGCAGCCTCTACGCGATCCAGCTCGCGGCCCCCGGCAGCAACGAGAAGGCCATGATCCTCCACCGCCCGCCGGGGCAAACCACCTGGAAGGACTCGCTCCGGCCGCCTCGGCCCGATCTGGAAAAGGACATCGTGGTCCTGCGCCTCTCCGGCGGGCTCTCTCCGGAGGAAGAACCCATCCTCTCGTGCCCGCTGGTCACCGAGGACGACCACATCGAGGGGCTCTTGCAGCCCGAGGCGGCGCTCACCCGGGAATGGGCGGCCGCCCTGCTCGGCTGGTTGCGCATTCCGAGCCGGCGCTTCCTGCTCGTCGGCATGTCGCTGCTCAACTGGCGCCACCGCATGGTGCTGCGCTGGCTGCGGAGCGGCTTCGCCGTGGCCCGCGAGAGCGTCGCCTGGCTCGCGCCCGGCACCGATCATACCGAGCCTGCCCTCTGGGCGGCAGGCAAGGGATTGCCGGGGGAGCAGGGGGTGCACGTCGTCCGCCAGGCTCCGGAGACGAGCGGCATTTTGCTGCGCGTGGAGGGGTGGTCATGA
- a CDS encoding GrpB family protein has translation MVSAEEIVRHHDFDPDGVEYLVPPTVQSIAVVAYDPRWPAAFEALAERIRRALGDTALAVEHVGSTSVPGLPAKPIIDMDLTVPDSRDEEAYRGPLESAGFVLVLREPRWHEHRLARFEAPLANIHIWSPDCPEAIRHQMLRDWLLAHPEDRDRYAAAKLASAEAINAMGGGFVMDYNQRKEPVIRDILDRMFRAHGLVR, from the coding sequence GTGGTGAGCGCGGAAGAGATCGTTCGGCATCATGATTTCGACCCCGACGGGGTCGAGTACCTCGTACCTCCCACGGTGCAGTCCATCGCCGTCGTGGCGTACGACCCGCGCTGGCCCGCCGCGTTCGAGGCGCTCGCCGAGCGGATCCGCCGGGCCCTCGGCGACACCGCGCTCGCCGTCGAACACGTCGGCTCGACGTCCGTGCCGGGTCTGCCCGCGAAGCCCATCATCGACATGGACCTGACGGTGCCCGATTCCCGCGACGAGGAGGCCTATCGCGGCCCGCTCGAGTCCGCGGGGTTCGTGCTCGTGCTCCGGGAACCTCGGTGGCACGAGCACCGCCTGGCGCGGTTCGAGGCGCCGCTCGCCAACATCCACATCTGGAGCCCCGATTGCCCGGAGGCGATCCGACACCAGATGCTTCGCGACTGGTTGCTCGCACATCCCGAGGATCGCGACCGTTATGCCGCGGCCAAGCTCGCGTCCGCGGAGGCGATCAACGCAATGGGCGGCGGCTTCGTCATGGACTACAACCAGCGGAAGGAACCCGTGATCCGCGACATCCTCGACCGCATGTTCCGCGCGCACGGGTTGGTGCGCTGA
- a CDS encoding NADPH-dependent F420 reductase, with amino-acid sequence MAQTLGLIGSGMIGSALARLAIAAGLDVVLSNSRGPASLAQLVAELGPHARAATSAEAARAGDWVVATIPLHAYVHLPAAALAGKIVIDTMNYYPERDGHIAELDDGTLTSSALVQRHLADARVVKAFNSIIFHHLLDLARPAGASDRSALPIAGDDADARAQTARLLDILGFDAVDIGTLAESWRSEPNTPVYCWAYLPARPEGLSQEETVRWAFDTPGVPLPAARVKELAEKAVRRRAGDVRIAD; translated from the coding sequence ATGGCCCAAACGCTCGGACTCATTGGTAGCGGCATGATCGGCTCCGCGCTGGCCCGTCTTGCCATCGCCGCCGGACTGGACGTCGTTCTGAGCAACTCGCGGGGACCCGCGTCCCTCGCGCAACTCGTTGCCGAGCTCGGCCCGCACGCGCGAGCGGCCACGTCCGCCGAAGCCGCACGGGCCGGCGATTGGGTGGTGGCGACCATCCCGCTGCACGCCTACGTCCATCTGCCTGCGGCCGCCCTGGCGGGCAAGATCGTCATCGACACCATGAACTACTACCCGGAGCGCGACGGCCACATCGCCGAGCTGGACGATGGAACCCTGACCTCCAGCGCCCTGGTGCAGCGGCACCTGGCCGACGCGCGCGTGGTCAAGGCGTTCAACAGCATCATCTTCCACCATCTGCTCGACCTCGCCCGGCCCGCCGGCGCCTCCGACCGCAGCGCCCTGCCCATCGCCGGCGACGACGCAGACGCCAGAGCGCAGACGGCGCGGCTGCTGGACATCCTCGGCTTCGACGCCGTGGACATCGGGACGCTCGCCGAGAGCTGGCGTAGCGAGCCCAATACTCCGGTCTACTGCTGGGCGTACCTGCCGGCACGTCCCGAGGGGCTGAGCCAGGAAGAGACAGTTCGCTGGGCCTTCGACACGCCGGGCGTTCCCTTGCCCGCTGCCCGGGTGAAGGAACTGGCGGAGAAGGCTGTCCGGCGTCGTGCGGGCGACGTCCGCATTGCGGACTGA